A stretch of Saccharothrix texasensis DNA encodes these proteins:
- a CDS encoding choice-of-anchor B family protein, which produces MKILRMTGLAVLIASMVAMSMTAASAHDPDTPEGQAAVRAFLTDHLPADRHAVVGTAAGAPCVNGKADIYPCKNVDLLSVLPLASIGGGNGNDIWGWTDPSSGKEYAVVGRTNGTAFVDVSTPTSPRYLGNLPSNGGSSSWRDMKVYRNHAFIVADAISGHGMQVFDLTRLRTVTTPQTFTADALYRGFGPAHNIAINEETGFAYAIGSNTCSGGPHIVDIRTPKSPAQAGCVSQDGYTHDTQCVVYRGPDQAYRGREICFNSNEDTLTIVDVTTKSAPVQIVRKAYSGAQYSHQGWLTEDQRYFLLDDELDESRGTDKRTKTYIWDLAKLSSPVHTGTYNSPATAIDHNQYIKGRYSYQANYQAGLRILDVSAVSSARLTEAGYFDIYPASDTARFNGAWSNYPYFASGIVLVNGIEQGLVVVRPNLAQR; this is translated from the coding sequence ATGAAGATCCTGCGCATGACGGGGTTGGCGGTGCTGATCGCCTCCATGGTGGCGATGTCCATGACCGCGGCTTCCGCGCACGACCCCGACACCCCTGAAGGACAGGCCGCCGTCCGGGCCTTCCTCACCGACCACCTGCCGGCCGACCGGCACGCCGTCGTCGGCACGGCGGCCGGCGCGCCGTGCGTCAACGGCAAGGCCGACATCTACCCCTGCAAGAACGTGGACCTGCTCAGCGTGCTGCCGCTCGCCTCCATCGGCGGCGGCAACGGCAACGACATCTGGGGGTGGACCGACCCCTCCTCCGGCAAGGAGTACGCCGTCGTCGGCCGCACCAACGGCACCGCGTTCGTCGACGTGAGCACGCCGACCTCGCCCAGGTACCTCGGCAACCTGCCGTCCAACGGCGGCAGCAGCAGTTGGCGCGACATGAAGGTGTACCGCAACCACGCGTTCATCGTCGCCGACGCCATCAGCGGCCACGGGATGCAGGTGTTCGACCTGACCCGGCTCCGGACCGTCACCACGCCGCAGACGTTCACCGCGGACGCGCTGTACCGGGGTTTCGGCCCCGCGCACAACATCGCCATCAACGAGGAGACCGGCTTCGCCTACGCGATCGGCTCCAACACGTGCAGCGGCGGCCCGCACATCGTCGACATCCGCACGCCGAAGTCGCCGGCCCAGGCCGGGTGCGTGTCCCAGGACGGCTACACCCACGACACCCAGTGCGTCGTCTACCGCGGCCCGGACCAGGCGTACCGGGGCCGGGAGATCTGCTTCAACTCCAACGAGGACACGCTGACCATCGTCGACGTGACCACCAAGTCCGCGCCCGTGCAGATCGTCCGCAAGGCCTACTCCGGCGCGCAGTACTCGCACCAGGGCTGGCTGACCGAGGACCAGCGGTACTTCCTGCTGGACGACGAGTTGGACGAGTCGCGCGGCACCGACAAGCGCACCAAGACCTACATCTGGGACCTGGCGAAGCTCTCCTCCCCCGTGCACACGGGCACCTACAACTCGCCGGCCACCGCGATCGACCACAACCAGTACATCAAGGGCCGGTACTCCTACCAGGCCAACTACCAGGCGGGGCTGCGCATCCTGGACGTCAGCGCGGTCTCCTCGGCGCGACTGACCGAAGCCGGGTACTTCGACATCTACCCGGCGAGCGACACGGCGCGGTTCAACGGGGCGTGGAGCAACTACCCGTACTTCGCCAGCGGCATCGTCCTGGTCAACGGCATCGAGCAGGGCCTGGTCGTGGTCCGGCCGAACCTCGCTCAGCGGTGA
- a CDS encoding lysoplasmalogenase, which produces MTRVHDRFPLSATPVVLAAGVLFGVLSAGHLVAQLVGAGGVARISQWLLMPVLAAAVWSATTGAPRSRVVRLVLLALAFSWLGDSVPAFFSGDARFLTMVGLFLCAQVVYVAAFWPWRRRSVLRRPAVLWYVLAFGALLAACGPGAGALLGPVVGYGLCLTLMAVLATGVGRVVGVGGAVFFVSDGLIALEAFAGWYDPPAPGFWVMLTYLAGQALIAAGVGPLWNAGASGTALGSGRRVR; this is translated from the coding sequence ATGACCCGGGTTCACGACCGTTTTCCGCTGTCCGCCACGCCGGTGGTCCTGGCCGCCGGCGTGCTGTTCGGCGTGCTTTCCGCCGGGCACCTCGTCGCCCAACTCGTCGGGGCCGGCGGGGTCGCCCGGATCAGCCAGTGGCTGCTCATGCCGGTGCTCGCCGCGGCCGTCTGGTCCGCGACCACCGGCGCGCCCCGCTCACGGGTGGTGCGCCTGGTGCTGCTCGCGCTCGCCTTCTCCTGGCTCGGCGACAGCGTCCCGGCCTTCTTCTCCGGCGACGCCCGGTTCCTGACCATGGTCGGGTTGTTCCTGTGCGCCCAGGTCGTCTACGTGGCGGCGTTCTGGCCGTGGCGACGCCGTTCGGTGCTGCGCCGGCCCGCCGTGCTCTGGTACGTGCTCGCGTTCGGGGCGCTGCTGGCGGCCTGCGGGCCCGGCGCGGGCGCGCTGCTCGGCCCGGTGGTCGGCTACGGCCTGTGCCTGACGCTGATGGCGGTGCTGGCCACCGGCGTGGGTCGGGTGGTGGGCGTCGGCGGCGCGGTGTTCTTCGTGTCCGACGGGCTCATCGCCCTCGAAGCCTTCGCCGGCTGGTACGACCCGCCGGCGCCGGGGTTCTGGGTGATGCTGACCTACCTCGCCGGGCAGGCCCTGATCGCCGCCGGCGTCGGTCCACTGTGGAACGCGGGCGCCTCCGGCACCGCCCTCGGGTCCGGTCGACGGGTCAGGTGA
- a CDS encoding acyl-CoA dehydrogenase family protein yields the protein MSTVVVPSSEELVHRVSEIAPVLRANAEWSVENRRLHEETVKALTDTGVFRMRIPKRYGGFESDARAMVAVGDAIAQADGSAAWVVACSWIATWGLGLYPDEVQDELFADPDVQVCTTIGPGTATAVPVDGGILVNGRWPSISGALSSKYQQIGAIFLNPDGEPYPVMGPVPMSELEITDDWHTNGFRGTGSVGTAAKDVFIPQERILPAPAVLTGQSASKANAGSQMYRAPFIAVGAASTVGVVTGMAKAIRDSFFERLPDRKVTYTNYPSQAEAPVTHLRIAEAMMKIDEAEFHAQRLAATVDAKSAADEPLELVERGRIRADEGAAVKLSKEAAEIFAGSSGGSSAYTKVPIQRFVNDLNAVALHAMMIPDVNAEIYGRVLCGLDPNTYYI from the coding sequence ATGTCGACTGTCGTCGTCCCGTCTTCAGAAGAACTGGTGCACAGGGTTTCCGAGATAGCGCCGGTGCTCCGGGCAAATGCCGAATGGTCGGTGGAGAACAGGCGACTGCACGAGGAGACAGTCAAGGCCCTCACCGACACGGGTGTGTTCCGGATGCGCATCCCCAAGCGGTACGGCGGGTTCGAGAGCGACGCTCGGGCCATGGTCGCCGTGGGGGACGCGATCGCGCAGGCCGACGGCTCCGCGGCGTGGGTGGTGGCCTGCTCCTGGATCGCCACCTGGGGCCTGGGGCTGTACCCGGACGAGGTCCAGGACGAACTGTTCGCCGATCCCGACGTGCAGGTGTGCACCACCATCGGACCGGGCACCGCGACCGCCGTCCCCGTGGACGGCGGCATCCTGGTCAACGGCAGGTGGCCCTCGATCAGCGGTGCGCTGAGCAGCAAGTACCAGCAGATCGGCGCCATCTTCCTCAACCCGGACGGTGAGCCGTACCCGGTGATGGGCCCGGTGCCGATGTCGGAGCTGGAGATCACCGACGACTGGCACACCAACGGCTTCCGCGGCACGGGGAGCGTCGGCACGGCCGCGAAGGACGTGTTCATCCCGCAGGAGCGCATCCTCCCCGCGCCGGCCGTGCTCACCGGCCAGTCGGCCTCGAAGGCCAACGCCGGCTCGCAGATGTACCGGGCCCCGTTCATCGCCGTGGGCGCGGCGTCCACGGTGGGTGTGGTCACGGGCATGGCGAAGGCGATCCGGGACAGCTTCTTCGAGCGGCTGCCCGACCGGAAGGTGACCTACACCAACTACCCGAGCCAGGCCGAGGCGCCCGTGACCCACCTGCGGATCGCCGAGGCCATGATGAAGATCGACGAGGCCGAGTTCCACGCGCAGCGGCTGGCCGCGACGGTGGACGCCAAGTCCGCCGCCGACGAGCCGCTGGAACTGGTGGAGCGCGGGCGCATCCGGGCGGACGAGGGCGCGGCCGTGAAGCTGTCCAAGGAGGCGGCGGAGATCTTCGCCGGGTCCAGCGGCGGTTCCTCGGCCTACACCAAGGTGCCGATCCAGCGGTTCGTCAACGACCTGAACGCGGTCGCCCTGCACGCGATGATGATCCCGGACGTCAACGCCGAGATCTACGGTCGGGTGCTCTGCGGCCTCGATCCCAACACCTACTACATCTGA
- a CDS encoding acyl-CoA dehydrogenase family protein, translated as MSLIMSQPRPDLVSRATGLVEMIRKHSGWHEEHRELHPEVLDALTENELLKMRIPARYGGSVPDMRTVVDVIAELARADGSVGWTCVSFTMASWLSSLVPDEAQDEIWADPDVRFCGSVELNGVAEPTEGGYLLNGNWHFQTGSPHATWVAHFAVLKNPDGTGEPALAVVRLSDLEVTDDWHTSGLRGTGSRSTAAKDLFVPEGWLVRVLPMALEGKLETKLNADYQAWRVPFMQMAIAVAAAPAIGMARAALENFLERVPNRKITYTHYDRQVDAPITHLQLGEAIQLIGEAEYHLYRVVDVLEAKSASGEPWTVEEKAIARMDAGAAVGRAKQAVDILANSSGASSVYSHVPLQRIQRDIGVLQRHAIMYPNTNLETLGRVKLGFEPNTDFL; from the coding sequence ATGAGTTTGATCATGTCCCAGCCGAGGCCCGACCTCGTCAGCCGGGCAACGGGTCTGGTGGAAATGATCCGGAAGCACTCCGGGTGGCACGAGGAGCACCGGGAACTGCACCCGGAGGTCCTGGACGCGTTGACCGAGAACGAACTGTTGAAGATGCGGATCCCGGCGCGGTACGGCGGCAGCGTGCCGGACATGCGCACGGTGGTCGACGTGATCGCCGAGCTCGCCCGCGCCGACGGCTCCGTCGGCTGGACGTGCGTCTCGTTCACGATGGCCTCCTGGTTGTCGTCGCTGGTCCCCGACGAGGCGCAGGACGAGATCTGGGCCGACCCGGACGTCCGGTTCTGCGGGTCCGTCGAGCTGAACGGCGTCGCCGAGCCGACCGAGGGCGGCTACCTCCTCAACGGCAACTGGCACTTCCAGACCGGCTCGCCGCACGCCACGTGGGTCGCCCACTTCGCCGTGCTGAAGAACCCGGACGGCACGGGCGAGCCGGCACTCGCCGTGGTCCGGCTCTCGGACCTGGAGGTGACCGACGACTGGCACACCTCGGGCCTGCGCGGCACGGGCAGCCGGTCGACCGCCGCGAAGGACCTCTTCGTCCCCGAGGGCTGGCTGGTGCGGGTGCTCCCGATGGCCCTGGAGGGCAAGCTGGAGACCAAGCTCAACGCGGACTACCAGGCGTGGCGGGTGCCGTTCATGCAGATGGCCATCGCGGTGGCCGCCGCACCCGCGATCGGCATGGCGCGCGCCGCGCTGGAGAACTTCCTGGAGCGGGTGCCGAACCGGAAGATCACCTACACCCACTACGACCGCCAGGTCGACGCGCCGATCACGCACCTGCAACTGGGTGAGGCGATCCAGCTCATCGGCGAGGCCGAGTACCACCTGTACCGGGTGGTCGACGTCCTGGAGGCCAAGTCCGCGAGCGGCGAGCCGTGGACGGTCGAGGAGAAGGCCATCGCGCGCATGGACGCGGGCGCGGCCGTCGGCCGGGCCAAGCAGGCGGTGGACATCCTGGCCAACTCCTCGGGCGCCTCGTCGGTCTACTCGCACGTGCCGCTGCAGCGGATCCAGCGGGACATCGGCGTCCTCCAGCGCCACGCGATCATGTACCCGAACACGAACCTGGAGACCCTCGGTCGCGTGAAGCTCGGCTTCGAACCGAACACCGACTTCCTGTGA
- a CDS encoding pyridoxamine 5'-phosphate oxidase family protein, whose translation MKYHEIVDMVNTDPVIQTLMAEPIPIRLAYLGLDGAPRSVPINHVWNGKAFLFATPNLAYKVRAIEANPRVAFTLDVGAGRPGRETRAKVSALIGPPPAAYDFAPIAIHGRGVATVEMTPGVPQEHLDASRRMIGDDEKWAEWARVRRAETSGMALITIVPTHLVVVDFVTRFPPPADVNVTAFGADQLDAATGRVKAAESV comes from the coding sequence GTGAAATACCACGAGATCGTCGACATGGTGAACACCGATCCGGTGATACAAACCCTCATGGCGGAGCCGATCCCGATCCGGCTCGCCTACCTGGGGCTGGACGGCGCTCCCCGGTCGGTGCCGATCAACCACGTCTGGAACGGGAAGGCGTTCCTGTTCGCCACCCCGAACCTGGCCTACAAGGTGCGGGCCATCGAGGCGAACCCGCGGGTCGCCTTCACCCTCGACGTCGGCGCCGGCCGGCCGGGGCGCGAGACGCGCGCCAAGGTCTCGGCGCTGATCGGTCCGCCGCCGGCGGCCTACGACTTCGCGCCGATCGCCATCCACGGGCGCGGCGTCGCCACCGTCGAGATGACGCCGGGGGTCCCCCAGGAGCACCTCGACGCCTCCCGGCGGATGATCGGCGACGACGAGAAGTGGGCCGAGTGGGCCCGGGTCCGCCGCGCGGAGACGAGCGGCATGGCGCTGATCACGATCGTGCCGACCCACCTCGTCGTGGTCGACTTCGTCACGCGGTTCCCACCGCCGGCCGACGTCAACGTGACCGCGTTCGGCGCGGACCAGCTCGACGCCGCGACGGGCCGGGTCAAGGCCGCCGAGAGCGTCTAG
- a CDS encoding DUF899 family protein has translation MGNEPTRLGWPTFGAEAPALPEVVDRSTFQARLDELRIREKAHTREGVAIAAARRRLPMVEVDGATELIGPDGPISLLDAFEGRPQLVTYYFMWYPGRPAAQQCEGCTWNNAQISELSYLHSRGITYAVFCQGPFDESYRYREFMGWRMPWYSAQGSLDTLLAGKQVGMMHIVCYVREGDRVFETYWTSRRGVEVLDYSYALMDLTVWGRQEPQEDSLPGWPQQWGIGVGATEHVTRYDGRPIPHWSRLGAGRSDDLTVES, from the coding sequence ATGGGAAATGAACCAACCCGCCTCGGCTGGCCGACGTTCGGCGCCGAGGCGCCGGCGCTGCCCGAGGTGGTCGACCGGTCCACCTTCCAAGCCCGGCTGGACGAGCTGCGCATCCGGGAGAAGGCGCACACGCGGGAGGGCGTGGCCATCGCCGCCGCCCGCCGCCGCCTGCCCATGGTCGAGGTGGACGGCGCCACCGAGCTGATCGGGCCGGACGGTCCGATCAGCCTGCTCGACGCGTTCGAGGGGCGTCCGCAGCTCGTCACGTACTACTTCATGTGGTACCCGGGCCGACCGGCGGCCCAGCAGTGCGAGGGCTGCACCTGGAACAACGCCCAGATCTCGGAGCTGTCCTACCTGCACTCGCGGGGCATCACCTACGCGGTCTTCTGCCAGGGGCCGTTCGACGAGAGCTACCGCTACCGGGAGTTCATGGGCTGGCGGATGCCCTGGTATTCGGCGCAGGGCTCGCTCGACACGTTGCTCGCCGGCAAGCAGGTCGGGATGATGCACATCGTCTGCTACGTGCGGGAGGGCGACCGGGTCTTCGAGACCTACTGGACGAGCCGCCGCGGCGTGGAGGTGCTGGACTACAGCTACGCGCTCATGGACCTCACCGTGTGGGGACGCCAGGAGCCGCAGGAGGACTCGCTGCCCGGCTGGCCGCAGCAGTGGGGCATCGGGGTCGGCGCCACCGAGCACGTGACGCGGTACGACGGACGCCCCATCCCCCACTGGTCGCGACTCGGCGCCGGCCGTTCCGACGACCTCACCGTCGAATCCTGA
- a CDS encoding SDR family NAD(P)-dependent oxidoreductase produces MITAGKAVLVTGANRGIGKALVDEALRRGARRVYAGTRQPLAHPDDRVTPVTLDVTDVTHIRAAVERVDSLDVLINNAGIAAVDDLTDTTVLDRMLAVNFYGAHHVTQAFLPLLTESAGAIATNMSLTAIAPYPLAASYSISKAAVLAMTQSLRAILASRGVRVHAILTGPADTDMGARFDVLPRTPPELVARNIFEGIEDEVEDIFPDPMSQDMADSWHNGSTKELERRLAEMYAERV; encoded by the coding sequence GTGATCACAGCCGGCAAGGCAGTGCTGGTGACCGGGGCCAATCGCGGTATCGGCAAGGCGCTGGTCGACGAGGCGTTGAGGCGGGGTGCGAGACGGGTCTACGCGGGCACGCGCCAACCGCTGGCGCACCCCGACGACCGGGTCACGCCCGTGACCCTGGACGTGACCGACGTGACGCACATCCGGGCCGCCGTCGAGCGGGTCGACTCCCTCGACGTCCTGATCAACAACGCCGGCATCGCCGCGGTGGACGACCTGACCGACACCACCGTGCTCGACCGGATGCTCGCCGTCAACTTCTACGGCGCGCACCACGTGACCCAGGCGTTCCTGCCGCTGCTGACCGAGTCCGCGGGGGCCATCGCCACCAACATGTCGTTGACCGCCATCGCCCCCTACCCGCTCGCCGCGTCCTACTCGATCTCGAAGGCGGCCGTGCTCGCGATGACGCAGTCGCTGCGGGCCATCCTGGCGTCGCGCGGCGTGCGGGTCCACGCGATCCTCACCGGCCCGGCGGACACCGACATGGGCGCGCGCTTCGACGTCCTCCCGAGGACGCCACCGGAACTGGTGGCGCGCAACATCTTCGAGGGCATCGAGGACGAGGTCGAGGACATCTTCCCCGACCCCATGTCGCAGGACATGGCCGACTCCTGGCACAACGGCTCGACCAAGGAGCTGGAACGCAGGCTCGCGGAGATGTACGCGGAACGCGTCTAG
- a CDS encoding LLM class flavin-dependent oxidoreductase has translation MKKIGFLSFGHWSDTPHSRTRTAGDALTQAIDLAVAAEELGADGAYFRVHHFARQLASPFPLLAAIGARTERIEIGTGVIDMRYENPMYMAEDAGAADLISAGRLQLGISRGSPEQVIDGWRYFGYRPGEGDTEADMARKHAEVLLTVLEGDGFAQPEPRPMFPNPPGLLRVEPHSPGLRERIWWGAGSNGTAVWAARQGMNLMSSTLKNDEGGAPFHVQQAEQIRAFRKAWTEAGWPREPRVSVSRSIFALTSDLDHAYFGDDSDSTDKIGYLDADTRAVFGRTYAAEPDVLVGQLAEDEAIAEADTLLLTVPNQLGVDYNTHLLDDILTHVAPALGWR, from the coding sequence GTGAAGAAAATCGGCTTCCTGTCCTTCGGGCACTGGTCCGACACGCCGCACTCGCGCACGAGGACGGCGGGCGACGCGTTGACGCAGGCCATCGACCTCGCCGTGGCCGCGGAGGAGCTCGGGGCGGACGGCGCCTACTTCCGGGTGCACCACTTCGCCAGGCAGCTCGCCTCGCCCTTCCCGCTGCTGGCCGCGATCGGCGCCCGGACCGAGCGCATCGAGATCGGCACCGGCGTGATCGACATGCGTTACGAGAACCCGATGTACATGGCCGAGGACGCCGGCGCCGCGGACCTCATCTCCGCCGGCAGGCTCCAGCTCGGCATCTCCCGGGGCTCGCCGGAGCAGGTGATCGACGGGTGGCGCTACTTCGGCTACCGCCCCGGCGAGGGCGACACGGAAGCCGACATGGCCCGCAAGCACGCCGAGGTGCTGCTGACGGTCCTGGAGGGCGACGGCTTCGCCCAGCCCGAGCCGCGCCCGATGTTCCCCAACCCGCCGGGGCTGCTGCGCGTCGAGCCGCACTCGCCGGGCCTGCGGGAGCGGATCTGGTGGGGCGCCGGCTCGAACGGCACCGCGGTGTGGGCGGCGCGGCAGGGCATGAACCTGATGAGCTCGACCCTGAAGAACGACGAGGGCGGGGCGCCGTTCCACGTCCAGCAGGCCGAGCAGATCCGGGCGTTCCGCAAGGCGTGGACCGAGGCCGGGTGGCCGCGCGAGCCGCGCGTCTCGGTCTCGCGCAGCATCTTCGCGCTCACCTCGGACCTGGACCACGCCTACTTCGGCGACGACTCCGACAGCACCGACAAGATCGGCTACCTCGACGCCGACACCAGGGCGGTCTTCGGCCGCACCTACGCCGCCGAACCGGACGTGCTGGTCGGGCAGCTGGCCGAGGACGAGGCCATCGCCGAGGCCGACACGTTGCTGCTGACCGTGCCGAACCAGCTCGGCGTCGACTACAACACCCACCTGCTCGACGACATCCTCACCCACGTCGCACCGGCCCTCGGCTGGCGCTGA
- a CDS encoding ARPP-2 domain-containing protein, whose product MTVELDLTGLTTRAAQVWGGVRLVPLTRDEPVTGLRLHARVHGYQVGVVEVDRRTHYVSYVPHGFVATWSDDDTPVAAYGTQLERGTAGGKPPHGMRLRLHRRTARRVERNRLRFLPLHVAVEGYLALHFGGPEVVWEEWSQRAVRRGLSPRVEEAYVGAEVEGLADAVKHFEIHPDQCGVLVYVADAPAAAFVVPHPDDYRALHTTLLQDLYGELVHHYATLATPVPPFDVRLPDDVASLADLRAAAAREQAEWARFHDLTMAGGLLGESYATSRVHRVGDFALSRFLPTFRVKEENHIGELITDRDGRTAYLKSFRLSEAHIRRGHLLTNLAAHHWHLATTAAALGVTEPQLGLRLQAAGFGALLREDVLARYRAG is encoded by the coding sequence GTGACGGTGGAGCTCGACCTGACCGGGCTGACCACGCGGGCGGCGCAGGTGTGGGGCGGCGTCCGGCTCGTGCCGTTGACGCGCGACGAGCCGGTCACCGGCCTGCGGCTGCACGCCCGCGTCCACGGGTACCAGGTGGGTGTGGTCGAGGTGGACCGGCGCACGCACTACGTGTCCTACGTGCCGCACGGTTTCGTGGCGACGTGGTCCGACGACGACACCCCCGTCGCGGCGTACGGCACGCAGCTGGAGCGGGGCACGGCCGGCGGGAAGCCGCCGCACGGCATGAGGTTGCGCCTGCACCGCCGCACGGCGCGCCGGGTCGAGCGCAACCGCTTGCGGTTCCTGCCCCTGCACGTGGCGGTCGAGGGGTACCTGGCGCTGCACTTCGGCGGCCCGGAGGTCGTGTGGGAGGAGTGGTCGCAGCGCGCGGTCCGCCGCGGCCTGTCACCGCGCGTGGAAGAGGCGTACGTGGGCGCGGAGGTCGAGGGCCTGGCGGACGCGGTGAAGCACTTCGAGATCCACCCGGACCAGTGCGGCGTCCTGGTCTACGTGGCCGACGCGCCGGCCGCGGCGTTCGTCGTGCCCCACCCGGACGACTACCGCGCGCTGCACACCACTCTCCTCCAGGACCTGTACGGCGAGCTGGTGCACCACTACGCGACCCTGGCGACGCCCGTGCCCCCGTTCGACGTGCGGCTGCCCGACGACGTGGCGTCGCTGGCCGACCTGCGGGCGGCGGCGGCGCGGGAGCAGGCGGAGTGGGCCCGCTTCCACGACCTGACGATGGCGGGCGGCCTGCTCGGCGAGAGCTACGCGACGAGCCGCGTGCACCGGGTGGGCGACTTCGCGCTGTCCCGCTTCCTGCCGACGTTCCGCGTCAAGGAGGAGAACCACATCGGCGAGCTGATCACCGACCGGGACGGCCGCACGGCGTACCTGAAGTCCTTCCGCCTGTCGGAGGCCCATATCCGCCGGGGCCACCTGCTGACCAACCTGGCCGCCCACCACTGGCACCTCGCGACCACCGCGGCCGCCCTCGGCGTCACCGAGCCGCAACTGGGCCTGCGGTTGCAGGCGGCCGGTTTCGGGGCGCTGCTGCGCGAGGACGTCCTGGCCCGCTACCGCGCGGGGTGA
- a CDS encoding HD domain-containing protein — MITTPATPAEPFARATLDFLRASVSPAVVNHSIRAYAYAEFLVDRWDARGHEEYDPRAVFFAAVLHDLGLSDAGARRPDRFEVAGADLAVEHLRDHDVDAGTADLVWEAIALHTSTGIAHRRGLLCRLVAAGTALDFGADSEAVTDEVAADLHTRYPRLDTSSTLHAAIVGQARALPAKAPVGSLAKYLLKTDELGAPTDIPARWGD, encoded by the coding sequence GTGATCACCACTCCCGCAACGCCGGCCGAGCCGTTCGCCCGCGCCACGCTGGACTTCCTGCGCGCCTCGGTGTCCCCGGCCGTGGTCAACCACAGCATCCGCGCCTACGCCTACGCCGAGTTCCTGGTGGACCGGTGGGACGCCCGCGGGCACGAGGAGTACGACCCGCGGGCGGTGTTCTTCGCCGCGGTGCTGCACGACCTCGGCCTGAGCGACGCCGGCGCCCGGCGGCCGGACCGGTTCGAGGTCGCGGGCGCGGACCTGGCCGTCGAGCACCTGCGCGACCACGACGTCGACGCGGGCACGGCGGACCTGGTGTGGGAGGCCATCGCCCTGCACACCTCCACCGGCATCGCGCACCGCCGCGGCCTGCTGTGCCGCTTGGTCGCCGCCGGCACGGCCCTGGACTTCGGCGCGGACTCCGAGGCCGTCACCGACGAGGTGGCCGCCGACCTCCACACCCGCTACCCGCGCCTGGACACCTCCTCGACCCTGCACGCCGCGATCGTCGGCCAGGCGCGGGCGCTGCCCGCCAAGGCCCCGGTGGGCTCGCTGGCCAAGTACCTGCTGAAGACCGACGAGCTGGGCGCGCCGACCGACATCCCGGCGCGCTGGGGCGACTGA
- a CDS encoding DUF4328 domain-containing protein translates to MFRSVRGLGAAFSVLVALTALSDLITAGRVWRVHGVLEDYLDDRIGEAELDRTLSATNLFDLGNAALYLATGVVFVVWTWRVRANADLVAPDAHRHARHWAVWGWLPIISFWIPRRVVADVWEVSAPSAERGRDRAEVNWWWGLFIAYQVIDRIADRMLARSETADGFASGAAMLVVVALLSVAAAAPAVIVVRRISAWQSSPGFVAPPEVVSPTSVGLTPVDVPRPSVLPVTPPSHDPRWQRPEE, encoded by the coding sequence GTGTTCCGATCCGTGCGCGGCCTTGGGGCCGCGTTCTCCGTGCTGGTCGCCTTGACCGCCTTGTCCGACCTGATCACGGCCGGGCGGGTGTGGCGCGTGCACGGCGTGCTGGAGGACTACCTCGACGACCGGATCGGGGAGGCGGAGCTCGACCGCACGCTCTCCGCCACCAACCTGTTCGACCTCGGCAACGCCGCGCTGTACCTCGCGACGGGCGTCGTGTTCGTGGTGTGGACGTGGCGGGTGCGCGCCAACGCCGACCTGGTCGCCCCGGACGCCCACCGGCACGCCAGGCACTGGGCCGTGTGGGGCTGGCTGCCGATCATCAGCTTCTGGATCCCGCGCCGGGTGGTGGCGGACGTCTGGGAGGTCAGCGCCCCCTCTGCCGAGCGCGGTCGCGACCGGGCCGAGGTCAACTGGTGGTGGGGCCTGTTCATCGCCTACCAGGTGATCGACCGGATCGCGGACCGGATGCTGGCCAGGAGCGAGACCGCGGACGGGTTCGCCAGTGGCGCGGCGATGCTCGTGGTGGTGGCGCTGCTCTCGGTGGCCGCGGCCGCGCCGGCGGTGATCGTGGTGCGCAGGATCAGCGCTTGGCAGTCCTCGCCGGGCTTCGTCGCGCCGCCCGAGGTCGTCTCGCCCACGTCCGTCGGGTTGACCCCGGTCGACGTGCCGCGACCGTCCGTCCTCCCGGTCACGCCGCCCTCCCACGACCCGAGGTGGCAACGCCCGGAGGAGTAG
- a CDS encoding lycopene cyclase domain-containing protein codes for MRSQYEYLAVLAVCLLVTAPLEWVGRGVYRRGPDVARTVVPVLLVLVVWDVVAIARGHWSFHRDGTTGVVLAGVLPIEEVLFFVAIPLCALLTYEAVGRLLRDG; via the coding sequence ATGAGAAGCCAGTACGAGTACCTGGCCGTGCTGGCCGTGTGCCTGCTCGTGACGGCGCCGTTGGAGTGGGTGGGTCGCGGGGTGTACCGCCGGGGGCCGGACGTGGCCCGGACGGTCGTGCCCGTGCTGCTGGTGCTGGTCGTGTGGGACGTGGTGGCGATCGCGCGCGGGCACTGGAGCTTCCACCGCGACGGCACGACGGGTGTGGTGCTGGCCGGTGTCCTGCCGATCGAAGAGGTGTTGTTCTTCGTGGCCATCCCGCTGTGCGCGCTGCTGACCTACGAGGCCGTCGGCCGATTGCTGCGCGATGGCTAG